A window of Halomonas sp. GFAJ-1 contains these coding sequences:
- a CDS encoding peptidyl-tRNA hydrolase, with translation MLTISNSVTLADWEIDISQIRSQGAGGQNVNKVASAVHLRFDIQNSTLPPVYKERLMALSDQRISKEGVIIIKAQSYRTLELNKEDALARLKVLIQSAAKQPKVRRPTKPTKGSQRRRVDHKTRKGKTKSLRGKVPI, from the coding sequence ATGCTCACTATCTCAAATAGCGTGACGCTAGCGGATTGGGAAATTGATATTAGCCAGATTCGCTCCCAAGGTGCAGGGGGTCAAAACGTCAATAAAGTCGCTTCTGCGGTTCATTTACGTTTCGATATTCAAAACTCGACCCTGCCCCCGGTGTATAAAGAACGCTTGATGGCGCTTTCTGATCAACGCATCAGCAAAGAGGGCGTGATTATTATCAAGGCGCAGAGCTATCGCACGCTTGAGCTAAATAAAGAGGATGCATTGGCCCGCTTAAAAGTGCTGATACAAAGTGCCGCCAAACAGCCGAAGGTGCGCCGACCTACCAAACCTACTAAAGGCTCCCAGCGTCGCCGGGTAGATCATAAAACGCGTAAGGGCAAAACCAAATCACTGCGTGGTAAAGTGCCGATTTAA
- a CDS encoding proline racemase, with translation MKHLHTIDLLDTHAGGDVSRIVTGGIDTLPGASVREQMEYLRDDADGLRRLLLEEPYGIPEMSVDLLVPASHPDAVAGYIIMEVMGYPIYSGSNTLCTATAVLETGIVPKQEGIQRFKLEAPAGLVQVEASVRDGVVEWVTCEGLPSYIDTYRDTIQVPGIGPVTYSIAYSGGFYALVDAEALGFKLVRDEEQALAACAYKIVEAIKAQRGFSHYTLGDVGPLPFLHFMGPEEPVAEGYIRSRSTTYVHPGVICRSTTGTGTSARLALMNYEGRLTVGDKLETVSLRETGFIGTFTGTHQEGAYQVVENSITGRSYVLTESKIVINCDDPLVACGELHHILSDRHDKPPQ, from the coding sequence GTGAAGCATCTTCATACCATTGACCTGCTAGATACCCATGCGGGCGGTGATGTTAGCCGCATCGTAACCGGCGGTATTGATACGCTGCCCGGCGCCTCGGTTCGTGAGCAGATGGAGTATCTGCGAGATGACGCCGATGGTTTGCGGCGTTTGTTGCTGGAAGAACCTTACGGTATCCCTGAAATGTCGGTCGATCTGCTCGTGCCTGCCTCCCACCCTGATGCAGTGGCGGGCTATATCATTATGGAAGTAATGGGCTATCCCATTTATTCAGGCTCCAATACCCTGTGCACCGCCACGGCCGTGCTGGAGACGGGCATTGTGCCCAAGCAAGAGGGTATTCAGCGTTTTAAGCTGGAAGCGCCCGCTGGGCTGGTGCAAGTTGAAGCCAGCGTGCGAGATGGGGTGGTGGAGTGGGTGACATGCGAAGGCCTGCCCAGCTATATCGATACCTACCGTGACACCATTCAGGTACCGGGTATTGGGCCTGTCACTTACTCGATTGCCTATAGCGGTGGTTTTTACGCCTTGGTCGATGCCGAAGCCCTGGGATTCAAGCTAGTACGCGATGAAGAACAGGCCCTAGCGGCTTGCGCCTATAAGATTGTCGAGGCGATAAAAGCCCAGCGCGGCTTTTCCCATTACACCCTAGGGGATGTAGGGCCGCTGCCATTTTTGCACTTTATGGGGCCAGAAGAGCCAGTGGCGGAAGGCTATATCCGCTCGCGTTCTACTACCTACGTGCACCCTGGGGTTATTTGTAGAAGCACTACAGGCACCGGAACGTCAGCCCGGCTGGCGCTGATGAACTATGAGGGACGGTTAACGGTAGGTGATAAGCTCGAAACGGTGTCGCTGCGAGAAACCGGGTTTATCGGTACTTTTACCGGTACCCACCAAGAGGGCGCTTACCAAGTGGTGGAAAACTCCATTACGGGGCGCAGCTATGTGCTGACAGAATCAAAGATAGTCATTAATTGCGACGACCCTCTGGTGGCATGCGGCGAACTGCACCATATTTTGAGCGACCGCCACGATAAACCGCCACAATAA
- a CDS encoding transposase, with protein sequence MKTERAYKYRFYPTSEQAALLARTFGCVRYVWNAVLRHRTDAFYQRQEKIGYNDASAFLTQLKKQPDTAFLAEVSSVPLQQCLRHQQAAFKNFFAKRARYPNFKSKKHRQSATFASSAFSYRDGQITLAKCREPLNIRWSRELPSAPSTVTVSKDAAGRYFISCLCQVDAQILDVTPNMVGIDLGLKDLFVTSDGKRVNNPRHTARYARKLARAQRQLSRKQKGSNNRAKARLKVARCHAKIADTRLDHLHKLTCQIVNENQVVAAESLQIKNMVKNRSLAKAISDVGWGELVRQLDYKAAWAGRQFVQIDRWYPSSKRCHGCGYVMALLPLNVRTWDCPGCGTQGIDRDLNAARNILQAGTALLAGAER encoded by the coding sequence ATGAAAACCGAACGTGCCTACAAATACCGCTTTTACCCCACGTCTGAGCAGGCCGCCTTGCTGGCGCGGACGTTTGGGTGCGTGCGGTATGTCTGGAATGCGGTGCTCCGCCATCGCACCGATGCGTTCTATCAGCGTCAGGAAAAGATCGGTTACAACGACGCTAGCGCCTTTCTAACGCAGTTGAAAAAGCAGCCGGATACGGCCTTTTTAGCCGAGGTCAGTTCGGTGCCGTTGCAACAATGCCTTCGTCATCAGCAAGCGGCCTTCAAGAATTTCTTTGCTAAACGGGCGCGTTATCCCAACTTTAAATCCAAGAAGCATCGTCAGTCGGCCACCTTTGCCAGTTCAGCGTTTTCGTACCGTGATGGCCAGATCACGCTCGCCAAGTGCCGTGAGCCGTTGAACATTCGCTGGAGCCGCGAGCTACCGTCAGCGCCCAGCACCGTCACCGTCTCCAAGGACGCAGCAGGCCGCTACTTCATCAGCTGTTTGTGCCAGGTCGACGCGCAAATACTCGACGTGACGCCTAACATGGTCGGCATTGATCTGGGACTGAAAGACCTGTTCGTTACCAGTGATGGCAAACGGGTTAACAACCCCCGCCATACCGCCCGCTATGCCCGTAAGCTGGCGCGGGCGCAGCGGCAACTCAGCCGCAAGCAAAAAGGCTCGAACAACCGGGCGAAGGCACGGTTAAAGGTCGCTCGCTGCCACGCTAAAATTGCCGATACACGGCTTGACCACCTGCATAAGCTCACCTGCCAGATCGTTAACGAGAACCAAGTGGTCGCGGCGGAGAGTTTGCAGATTAAGAATATGGTCAAGAATCGGTCGCTAGCCAAGGCCATCAGTGATGTGGGCTGGGGAGAGTTGGTGCGCCAGCTTGACTACAAAGCGGCCTGGGCAGGACGGCAGTTCGTCCAGATCGACCGCTGGTACCCAAGCTCAAAACGCTGCCATGGTTGCGGCTATGTGATGGCATTGCTACCGCTGAATGTTCGCACCTGGGATTGCCCGGGCTGTGGCACCCAAGGCATTGACCGTGACCTCAATGCCGCCCGCAACATCCTACAAGCAGGCACCGCGCTGTTAGCCGGTGCCGAGCGTTGA